The sequence CATCTACCGGTGGAACGCGAGCGCGCCAATAAACCGTTTCTGGTTGCCGGGGCGGGCATTCTGGTTACCGGGGCAGGCGCTCTGGTTGCCGGAGCGGGCACGTTCCCCGGGGCCGCCGACCCGGCCGCGCCCGGCGGCTCGGGTTCGAGTCAAATACTTTTTTATCGCTTGAAAGAAATCGCGGCCCATGTCACGTTCCGTCGGTGTCGTCGTCCCCGCGTATCGGCCGGACGTCGACCGGCTCGCGGCCTACCTCGAGGCGCTGACGGAGCGGCTGGACCCGGAGGCGGTCCGCGTCGAACTCGACGCACCGACGCCGGAGTCGGTCGACGAGCTCTCGTCGCTCCCGGCGACGGTGAACGTGTCGCCGGTCCGTCGCGGGAAGGGGGCGGCGATAACCGCCGGCTTCGAGGCGCTATCGACGGACGTGCTCGCGTTCGTCGACGCCGACGGTAGCACGCCGACCGACTCGTTCGCAGAGGTTCTCGCGCCGGTGCTCGCCGGCGAGGCCGACCTGAGCGTCGGGTCGCGTCGACACCCCGACGCGACGGTGACCGCCCACCAGACGCTCGCCCGCCGCCGCCTCGGCGACGGCTTCGCGTGGCTCGCAAAGCGACTACTCGAC is a genomic window of Haloprofundus halophilus containing:
- a CDS encoding glycosyltransferase, encoding MSRSVGVVVPAYRPDVDRLAAYLEALTERLDPEAVRVELDAPTPESVDELSSLPATVNVSPVRRGKGAAITAGFEALSTDVLAFVDADGSTPTDSFAEVLAPVLAGEADLSVGSRRHPDATVTAHQTLARRRLGDGFAWLAKRLLDTELYDYQCGAKAMTAEAWADARSHLYEPGFAWDVELVAVAAALDHAVVEVPVEWEDRPGSTVSPIRTSLDLGLSLLSARHRAKLIREDRLHAMLDARRSTTPSLVERLGPDPIEE